Within the Bacillus sp. E(2018) genome, the region GGAGATTGGATAGATTATTTGGGAGATTGGACAGATTATGTGCCCAATCGGACAGATTAGTCATCGAATCCGACAGATTATCATCACCAGCACCAAAACGAAGGCTGTTTTGGTGCGCGGAAGGCACCTAAGTAGCCTGCAAGCCACCTCAAACGATGCTTACTGTCCACTTTTAAGAAGATACTGTCCACTTTCGAATAAATACTGTCCACTTTTGCACATTTACTGTCCACTTTCCCATTTTTACTGTCCACTCTCAATCACAGCACACTCCAACCACACAAAAAAGAGGATTCCCCACGTGGAGTCATCCTCTTTTAATCATGATACATAGCTTCTGCCTGGGCTTCTCGTTCTTTGACGAGTGCTTCGACTTCGGCTTTCATTCGTTTTTTATAAGCTGCCTTCGAAATGATGATGCTGATTTCGTATAACAGGATAAGAGGGAACGTAACCATCAAGTGAGACAGCAGTTCTGGCGGTGTAATCAATCCAGCTACAACTAAAATCCCAAAGTAAGCTACTTTTCGAATGCTTTTAAGGAAATCAGGTGTTACGATTCCAAGTCGAGTCAAAAACATGATCAAGACTGGGAACTGAAACAACAGTCCGAATGGCAGTGTGATGTTGAATAGGAATGAGAAGTATTCCTGAATTCCGTATTCACCTTCTACACTAAGTGCCACAGCGACATTTCCCATAAAGCTGACAACGAACGGAAACAGAATAAAGTACGAAAATGCGAGTCCCGTTAAGAAGAGCACGAATGCGATCGGGATGTACATGAGCGTTACTTTTCGTTCGTTCTCATAAAGCCCCGGGCTGATGAAGGCCCAAAGTTGATACAACACCACTGGTGCGGATAGGACGAGGCCGATGAAGAAGGCAAACGTCATGTACACATTCAGTGGATCGGTTAGATGAAAAGCGTTCATCTGAATGTTCTTTGCGATTGGATCACTTTGCAGATATACGATTACGGGCTTGGCTAAGAAAAATCCAGCGATCAAGAATACGAAGAAAGCTAGAATCGCCCACATGATGCGCTTTCGTAATTCGCCAATGTGACCGTATAGCGACATATTTTTTTCAGAGGTCATAGACAAACATCCTTACTTCTTCAGTTGTTCGCTTTCCTTTTTCTCATCTTCTTCGTCCATCATGCCTTTAGTTGCA harbors:
- the tatC gene encoding twin-arginine translocase subunit TatC, whose product is MTSEKNMSLYGHIGELRKRIMWAILAFFVFLIAGFFLAKPVIVYLQSDPIAKNIQMNAFHLTDPLNVYMTFAFFIGLVLSAPVVLYQLWAFISPGLYENERKVTLMYIPIAFVLFLTGLAFSYFILFPFVVSFMGNVAVALSVEGEYGIQEYFSFLFNITLPFGLLFQFPVLIMFLTRLGIVTPDFLKSIRKVAYFGILVVAGLITPPELLSHLMVTFPLILLYEISIIISKAAYKKRMKAEVEALVKEREAQAEAMYHD